A single window of Candidatus Sulfotelmatobacter sp. DNA harbors:
- a CDS encoding YqjK family protein, translated as MSQKRAQILERRAELQRRAEAQRNEIAAIFQPWEQPLEFVDRGVKLIRTVRRVAPLIGLVFGFTTLSSVVGGRRRSARRRRED; from the coding sequence GTGAGTCAGAAGCGCGCGCAGATCCTCGAGCGTCGGGCCGAGCTCCAGCGCCGCGCCGAGGCCCAGCGCAACGAGATCGCCGCCATCTTTCAGCCCTGGGAACAGCCGCTCGAGTTCGTAGATCGCGGCGTGAAGCTGATCCGCACCGTCCGGCGCGTGGCCCCGCTGATCGGCCTGGTGTTCGGCTTCACCACCCTGTCGAGCGTGGTCGGGGGCCGGCGCCGGAGCGCGCGCCGCCGGCGCGAGGACTAA
- a CDS encoding aspartate kinase, translated as MTLLVQKFGGTSVDGPERIRAVAKRVAAARAAGNRTVVVVSAMGQATDELLALAHQVSANPSRRELDMLLTTGERVSMALLAMALQDLGVEAISFTGSQSGLLTDGAHGAARITGVRPDRIRSELNAGRVVIVAGFQGVNPDTREITTLGRGGSDTTAVALAAALGDDESQNPGRCEIYTDVAGIFTADPRVVPAARLIPRLSYRACSTLAHLGGRVLHARCVDLAARHRVPLTVRSSFDESPGTEIMEDEMEGPRVDAVTHRGDLTLAIAEGNAGGKGEGRGIVEAVADALPELELLAHEQASDTHGVIVWLGSRADAESLQHRFRELRGPGGEWKLTLQNDVAFVSVVGLGLGPRDAARAEQALEKAGVPLLALRTSPTALVFRVANDRVADATRALHAMFLES; from the coding sequence ATGACCCTGCTCGTTCAAAAATTCGGCGGCACGTCGGTCGACGGCCCCGAGCGCATCCGCGCGGTGGCGAAGCGCGTGGCCGCGGCGCGGGCGGCCGGCAATCGCACCGTGGTGGTGGTATCGGCGATGGGACAGGCCACCGACGAGCTGCTGGCGCTCGCGCACCAGGTGTCGGCGAATCCCAGCCGCCGCGAGCTCGACATGCTGCTCACGACCGGCGAGCGCGTCTCGATGGCGCTGCTAGCGATGGCGCTGCAGGACCTCGGCGTGGAGGCGATCTCGTTCACCGGCTCGCAGAGCGGGCTCCTGACCGACGGCGCGCACGGCGCTGCGCGCATCACCGGCGTGCGGCCCGATCGGATCCGCAGCGAGCTCAACGCCGGCCGGGTGGTGATCGTCGCCGGCTTCCAGGGCGTGAACCCCGACACCCGCGAGATCACCACGCTCGGCCGCGGCGGCTCCGACACCACCGCGGTGGCGCTGGCCGCGGCGCTCGGCGATGACGAATCGCAGAACCCGGGCCGCTGCGAGATCTACACCGACGTCGCCGGCATCTTCACCGCCGATCCGCGCGTGGTGCCCGCGGCGCGACTGATTCCCCGACTCTCCTATCGCGCGTGCTCGACGCTCGCTCATCTCGGCGGGCGGGTGCTGCACGCGCGCTGTGTGGACCTGGCGGCGCGCCATCGCGTGCCGCTCACGGTGCGCTCGTCGTTCGACGAGTCGCCGGGCACCGAGATCATGGAGGACGAAATGGAAGGACCGCGCGTGGACGCGGTGACGCATCGCGGCGATCTGACGCTGGCGATCGCCGAAGGAAACGCAGGCGGCAAGGGCGAAGGCCGCGGCATCGTCGAGGCGGTGGCCGATGCGCTGCCCGAGCTGGAGCTATTGGCGCACGAGCAGGCCAGCGACACCCATGGCGTGATCGTGTGGCTGGGAAGCCGCGCCGACGCGGAATCGTTGCAGCACAGGTTTCGCGAGCTGCGCGGGCCGGGCGGAGAATGGAAACTGACGCTCCAGAACGATGTGGCGTTCGTGTCGGTGGTCGGGCTGGGGCTGGGGCCGCGCGACGCGGCGCGCGCCGAACAGGCGCTGGAGAAAGCCGGCGTGCCGCTGCTGGCGCTGCGCACCTCGCCGACCGCGCTGGTGTTCCGCGTCGCCAACGACCGCGTCGCCGACGCGACCCGCGCGCTGCACGCGATGTTCCTGGAGAGTTAG
- a CDS encoding phage holin family protein: MEDESPRPSSGGLLGSLRRLTITVVEVVETRLALISTDMHEARLHWVRIALMAFGVLICLQAGLLLAVVFVVLLLGQKHQLAAIGGSALALLLAAGIGVLWLRSWLKSRPPLFASTIAELRKDRDRLRGRS; the protein is encoded by the coding sequence ATGGAAGACGAATCGCCGCGCCCGAGTTCCGGAGGCCTGCTCGGCTCGCTCCGCCGTCTGACGATTACTGTGGTCGAGGTGGTCGAGACCCGGCTCGCGCTGATCTCGACCGACATGCACGAGGCGCGCCTTCACTGGGTGCGCATCGCGCTCATGGCGTTCGGGGTGCTGATCTGCCTGCAGGCCGGCCTGCTGCTGGCCGTCGTGTTCGTGGTGTTGCTGCTGGGCCAGAAGCACCAGCTCGCGGCGATCGGCGGCTCGGCGCTGGCGCTGCTGCTCGCGGCCGGCATCGGCGTGCTGTGGCTACGCTCCTGGCTCAAGAGCCGGCCGCCGCTGTTCGCCTCGACGATCGCCGAGCTGCGCAAGGATCGCGACCGGCTGCGAGGCCGCTCGTGA
- a CDS encoding YqjD family protein, whose product MTQATSQARDQLVDDLKAVIDDAEELLKATAGAAGEKISAVRARTEERLRTARERLKGAQDDVIGRAKDAANATDEYVHEHPWTAIGIGAAAGLVVGLLIARR is encoded by the coding sequence ATGACTCAAGCCACTTCGCAGGCCCGCGATCAGCTGGTCGACGATCTCAAAGCCGTGATCGACGACGCCGAAGAATTGTTGAAGGCTACCGCCGGCGCCGCCGGCGAGAAGATCAGCGCAGTGCGCGCGCGCACCGAAGAGCGACTGCGCACGGCGCGTGAGCGCTTGAAGGGCGCGCAGGACGACGTGATCGGCCGCGCCAAAGACGCCGCCAACGCCACCGACGAGTACGTGCACGAACATCCCTGGACCGCGATCGGCATCGGCGCGGCCGCGGGGCTGGTGGTCGGTCTTCTGATCGCGCGTCGCTGA